The following are encoded in a window of Bacillus xiapuensis genomic DNA:
- a CDS encoding TerC family protein codes for MDAAMLLEYGWVLLVLVALEGILAADNAVVMAVMVKHLPKDQQKKALFYGLLGAFIFRFAALFLISFLVNVWQVQAIGALYLFYIAISHLYKKWKHKDELEGHGIKEAKGSSFWMTVLKVEVADIAFAIDSMLAAVALAVTLQPLGKFEIGGIDGGQFLVMFLGGLVGVIIMRFAATWFVRLLQKFPTLETAAFLIVGWVGVKLAVFTMSHPKIQILDEHFPESKPWKLVFWTVLVGIAIGGYLIARKKGPESQPAE; via the coding sequence ATGGATGCAGCAATGTTACTTGAATACGGCTGGGTTTTGCTTGTGTTAGTTGCTCTTGAAGGAATTCTAGCAGCCGATAACGCCGTAGTAATGGCCGTAATGGTCAAGCATTTACCGAAAGATCAACAGAAAAAAGCGTTATTCTATGGTTTACTGGGAGCATTTATATTCCGGTTTGCTGCCTTATTTTTAATTTCATTTTTAGTCAACGTGTGGCAAGTGCAAGCGATTGGCGCTCTTTATTTATTCTATATCGCAATCAGCCATTTATATAAAAAGTGGAAGCATAAAGATGAATTGGAGGGCCACGGCATCAAGGAGGCTAAGGGATCATCCTTCTGGATGACGGTCTTAAAGGTTGAGGTCGCAGATATTGCGTTTGCGATAGATTCTATGCTTGCCGCCGTCGCCTTAGCCGTCACGTTACAGCCTTTAGGTAAATTTGAAATCGGCGGCATTGATGGCGGTCAATTCTTAGTGATGTTTTTAGGAGGCTTAGTCGGCGTCATTATTATGCGATTTGCCGCTACATGGTTTGTCCGCTTGCTGCAAAAGTTTCCTACACTTGAAACAGCCGCTTTCCTCATTGTGGGCTGGGTAGGAGTGAAGCTTGCAGTCTTTACCATGTCTCACCCGAAAATTCAAATTCTTGATGAGCATTTTCCTGAGTCCAAACCATGGAAGTTAGTTTTCTGGACGGTTCTCGTTGGAATTGCCATCGGGGGATATCTTATTGCGAGAAAAAAAGGGCCGGAAAGCCAGCCGGCTGAATAA
- a CDS encoding DUF3784 domain-containing protein codes for MDYQVLVLGLIFLILAYLVGIKKQTHLLAGFNQHRVKDKKKLAELVGSVNFAFGVILIVCSFIRIVPLEIIMPLAVVGYLLLLLYVNAKMVE; via the coding sequence ATGGATTATCAAGTTTTGGTTTTAGGGCTTATTTTTTTAATTCTTGCTTATTTAGTCGGTATAAAAAAACAAACTCACTTACTGGCAGGTTTTAATCAGCACCGGGTTAAAGATAAGAAGAAATTAGCAGAATTAGTTGGGTCAGTTAACTTCGCATTTGGCGTGATACTAATAGTTTGTAGTTTTATAAGAATTGTACCTCTAGAGATAATAATGCCATTAGCTGTGGTTGGTTATCTTCTCCTCCTCCTTTATGTAAATGCCAAAATGGTTGAGTAA
- a CDS encoding B12-binding domain-containing radical SAM protein: protein MKIVVSTLNAKYIHTNLAIRYLKAFAEPDYQVEMAEYTIKDPAINIVTDLFKKRPGVLGFSCYIWNIEETIKVIKMLKKVLPETVIVLGGPEVSYDVTHWLERIPEADFIVIGEGEETFKQLLDEISGSRDWSRVPGIGYRKDGQSKINPQRNKLDLREMPSPFRFKEDRSQLAKRITYIETSRGCPFRCQFCLSSIEVGVRYFNRERIKDDIRYLMANGAKTIKFVDRTFNISRSYAMEMFQFLIDEHVPGTVFQFEITADIMRPEVIDFLNANAPAGLFRFEIGVQSTNETTNELVMRKQNWSKLTRTVTMVKDGGKIDQHLDLIAGLPEEDYYSFRQTFNDVFALRPEELQLGFLKMLRGTGLRLRASDHNYVYMDHSPYEILSNNVLSFEDIVKIKQVEDVLEKYWNDHRMDETIEYLVTHIFGTPFDFFQSFGAYWEQQGWERIGHQLEDLFKRLSQFLSAEHVHNLSHIHSLMKYDYLMSQRYKPRKPWWQPALTKKSRSAIYQQVLNHPDLMGADFAALGLTEKELYKHTVIEEMTMVKRDGQWTVQNGFLIVYYSPSSSKPSAFFLHAEQCAQLNKNNQIS, encoded by the coding sequence ATGAAAATTGTCGTCAGTACATTAAATGCTAAATACATTCATACAAATTTAGCCATCAGATACTTGAAGGCCTTTGCAGAACCGGATTATCAAGTCGAGATGGCCGAGTACACGATCAAAGATCCCGCGATAAACATCGTGACCGACTTGTTTAAAAAACGGCCGGGGGTATTAGGATTCAGCTGCTACATTTGGAATATTGAAGAAACGATCAAAGTAATTAAAATGCTGAAAAAAGTGCTGCCAGAGACAGTGATTGTCCTCGGGGGTCCGGAAGTATCCTATGATGTTACTCACTGGCTGGAGCGGATTCCTGAAGCAGATTTTATCGTCATCGGTGAAGGAGAAGAAACATTTAAACAATTGCTTGACGAAATAAGCGGAAGCAGGGATTGGAGCCGCGTCCCCGGAATTGGCTATCGCAAAGACGGCCAGTCTAAAATCAATCCGCAGCGGAACAAGCTTGATTTGCGCGAAATGCCTTCTCCGTTCCGGTTTAAGGAAGACCGCTCCCAGCTGGCTAAGCGCATCACTTACATTGAAACGAGCCGGGGATGTCCTTTTCGCTGCCAATTCTGCCTGTCTTCCATCGAGGTCGGTGTCCGGTATTTCAATCGTGAGCGGATCAAGGATGACATCCGTTACTTAATGGCTAACGGAGCCAAAACCATTAAATTTGTTGACCGGACGTTTAACATTAGCCGCAGCTACGCCATGGAAATGTTTCAATTCCTGATTGATGAGCACGTTCCCGGAACAGTCTTTCAATTCGAGATTACAGCGGACATTATGCGGCCGGAGGTCATTGATTTTCTAAATGCAAACGCACCTGCTGGGTTGTTCCGCTTCGAAATAGGTGTTCAGTCCACGAATGAAACAACGAATGAGCTGGTGATGCGCAAGCAAAATTGGTCGAAATTAACGAGAACGGTCACTATGGTAAAAGACGGAGGCAAAATTGATCAGCATCTTGATTTGATCGCCGGATTGCCGGAAGAGGATTATTACTCCTTCCGGCAAACCTTCAATGACGTCTTTGCCTTAAGGCCTGAAGAATTGCAGCTCGGCTTTTTAAAGATGCTGCGCGGCACCGGCCTCCGGCTGCGGGCAAGCGATCACAATTACGTGTATATGGATCATTCTCCATATGAAATTTTAAGCAATAATGTCCTTTCTTTTGAAGACATCGTGAAAATTAAACAGGTGGAAGATGTACTGGAAAAGTACTGGAACGATCACCGCATGGATGAAACAATTGAATATTTAGTGACGCATATCTTCGGCACGCCGTTTGATTTTTTTCAATCATTTGGCGCTTACTGGGAACAGCAAGGATGGGAAAGAATCGGACATCAGCTAGAAGATTTATTCAAGCGCTTGTCACAATTTCTTTCCGCAGAACATGTGCATAATTTGTCCCATATTCACAGCCTGATGAAATACGATTATTTAATGAGCCAGCGCTATAAGCCGAGAAAGCCGTGGTGGCAGCCTGCTCTTACTAAAAAAAGTCGCTCCGCAATCTATCAGCAAGTATTAAACCATCCAGACCTTATGGGTGCAGACTTTGCCGCCCTCGGATTGACGGAGAAAGAACTGTATAAGCATACAGTGATAGAAGAGATGACTATGGTAAAACGCGACGGACAGTGGACGGTGCAAAATGGCTTTCTTATTGTCTATTATTCCCCATCTTCAAGCAAGCCAAGCGCTTTTTTTCTCCATGCTGAACAGTGCGCTCAGCTAAACAAAAACAACCAGATCTCCTGA
- a CDS encoding helix-turn-helix domain-containing protein — translation MAKYSEEFKIKLVTEYLDGHLGYKSLAKKYNMPSQTPLQDWVRAYKTQGMEGLKRRIKKEVHPVQFKLDTIQFMLKTGASYQETAEQFSLNNPSLIYRWMKVFNEQGLEGLKTKPKGRFSMSKKSNTNKQTKKVEKKLTREAELERENELLRLENAYLKKLRAFRENPNVFLEKHKQNWHSNSKKKDSD, via the coding sequence ATGGCCAAATATAGTGAGGAATTTAAAATAAAGCTTGTTACCGAGTATTTGGATGGGCATCTTGGATATAAATCATTGGCGAAGAAATACAATATGCCCTCTCAAACACCATTACAAGATTGGGTAAGAGCTTATAAAACACAAGGGATGGAGGGGTTAAAAAGAAGAATTAAGAAGGAAGTACATCCTGTTCAATTTAAATTAGATACGATACAATTTATGTTAAAAACAGGTGCTTCTTATCAGGAAACCGCTGAACAGTTTAGTTTAAATAATCCTTCATTAATTTACCGCTGGATGAAAGTATTTAATGAACAAGGACTAGAAGGCCTGAAAACAAAACCAAAGGGGCGGTTTTCTATGTCTAAGAAATCCAATACCAATAAACAAACGAAAAAGGTAGAAAAAAAATTAACACGTGAAGCAGAGTTAGAACGTGAGAATGAACTACTGAGATTAGAAAATGCGTACTTAAAAAAGCTGCGAGCTTTTCGGGAAAATCCGAATGTCTTTCTCGAAAAGCACAAGCAAAATTGGCATTCGAACTCAAAGAAGAAGGATTCCGATTAA
- a CDS encoding acyltransferase family protein, translating into MSKRNYYFDNAKFILIFLVVFGHFIRSYIGDNPFIFSLYATIYLFHMPGFILMSGFFAKGFHKKGYIKKIAQKILLPFFIFQIVYSIFYFFLYEDQPFEIHLLIPHWSLWFLLSLFFWNLLLVACVKWMKLKAPALLISTFVLGMAIGFIPDYLDVLSFARTFVFFPFFLIGYYLRKEHFYLLSNKAARIGLFIGAASLFYAAYTHPQIDQRWLLGSFSFAELGVSNIEGMLIRLFIYLLSFLMIAAFFSFVPKKKFFFTDWGKNTLYVYLLHGFIIKTFRDSEVQDSAESVILLLTVSLLLTMLLSTTFVTAIAQPLIESKWSKLKQLFAHFKNQNHLQKSYKERINNQ; encoded by the coding sequence ATGTCTAAAAGGAATTATTATTTCGATAATGCGAAATTCATCTTAATTTTCTTAGTTGTCTTTGGCCACTTTATCCGCTCCTATATTGGAGATAACCCGTTCATTTTTTCCTTGTATGCAACGATTTATTTATTTCACATGCCGGGTTTCATCCTTATGTCCGGATTTTTCGCCAAGGGCTTTCATAAAAAAGGATATATAAAAAAAATAGCCCAAAAAATCTTATTGCCATTTTTTATTTTTCAAATTGTTTATTCCATTTTTTATTTTTTTCTGTACGAGGATCAGCCGTTTGAAATTCACTTGCTGATCCCCCATTGGTCGCTTTGGTTTTTATTAAGCCTGTTCTTCTGGAATTTGCTGCTGGTCGCCTGTGTAAAATGGATGAAGCTTAAAGCCCCCGCCCTCCTTATATCAACCTTTGTGCTGGGCATGGCTATCGGCTTTATTCCCGATTATCTTGATGTGCTCAGCTTTGCCCGGACCTTTGTATTCTTTCCATTCTTTTTAATTGGCTATTATTTACGGAAAGAGCATTTTTACTTGCTGTCTAACAAGGCCGCCAGAATCGGTTTATTCATCGGCGCCGCAAGTCTGTTTTATGCCGCCTACACGCATCCCCAAATTGACCAAAGATGGCTGCTGGGTTCTTTTTCATTTGCGGAGTTAGGGGTTTCCAATATAGAAGGCATGCTGATTCGTCTCTTCATTTATTTATTGAGCTTCCTGATGATTGCCGCTTTCTTCTCCTTTGTGCCAAAGAAGAAATTCTTTTTTACAGATTGGGGAAAAAACACGCTTTATGTGTATTTATTGCACGGCTTTATTATCAAAACCTTCCGCGACAGCGAAGTGCAGGATTCAGCTGAATCGGTTATTCTATTATTAACCGTTTCACTATTGCTGACCATGCTGCTATCTACAACTTTTGTTACAGCGATTGCCCAGCCGCTCATTGAAAGCAAATGGTCCAAGCTTAAACAGCTGTTCGCCCATTTTAAGAATCAAAATCATTTACAGAAGAGCTATAAGGAGCGTATCAATAATCAATGA
- a CDS encoding IS701 family transposase — translation MEGTTQSNSRKKEMSKVMVTFHSAIVKFIVTLGLGLSKPQVNHLITIMHGIILTEGRKTMTQIRNHSGKDRDLSCMTRFLKESPWCANRVQHRRMEHLMTSIRRARHTQGDHRPILFLIVDDTGCHKDTSTRKMEALEFHFSHSEGKSVWSHCLVTTHLVAEGYSFAWDFRPYFRKEYCEENHRSFKSKNDLAMEMIQMFPASHEEQVYVLMDSWYTSKKLVDACNAKGFHVIGAVKSNRKIRPNVIELSIVEFAGQYIRNPDLRSVTVKGKGKFRMYEYKGPISDIENAKVLLSWEKKFRQDQKPFCILCTDLTLDVVTILEYYNVRWEIETGYRYFKELLDFDQYQLLSL, via the coding sequence ATGGAAGGTACCACCCAATCCAATTCCAGAAAAAAGGAGATGTCTAAGGTTATGGTAACTTTCCATTCTGCTATCGTCAAGTTCATTGTCACTCTTGGTCTTGGCTTATCCAAACCTCAGGTCAACCACTTGATTACGATCATGCATGGCATCATCCTGACCGAGGGCAGAAAAACAATGACGCAGATACGGAACCATTCCGGGAAAGACCGTGACCTAAGCTGTATGACCCGTTTTCTTAAGGAATCCCCTTGGTGCGCCAATCGTGTCCAGCACAGAAGAATGGAGCACCTGATGACCTCCATTCGGCGTGCTCGGCATACACAGGGTGACCACAGGCCGATCCTCTTCCTGATCGTGGACGATACCGGGTGCCATAAGGATACCTCCACACGAAAGATGGAAGCATTGGAGTTCCACTTCTCCCATTCAGAAGGGAAAAGTGTTTGGTCGCATTGCTTGGTGACCACCCACCTGGTGGCTGAAGGCTATTCCTTCGCATGGGATTTCCGACCGTATTTTAGGAAGGAATACTGCGAAGAAAATCATCGATCCTTCAAAAGCAAGAACGACCTAGCCATGGAAATGATTCAGATGTTCCCTGCCTCTCATGAGGAACAGGTCTATGTCCTGATGGACAGCTGGTATACAAGCAAAAAACTGGTTGATGCCTGTAACGCCAAAGGTTTTCATGTGATTGGCGCAGTCAAATCAAACCGGAAGATCCGTCCGAATGTAATCGAATTATCCATAGTCGAATTCGCTGGCCAATATATCCGGAACCCTGACCTTCGCTCTGTAACCGTGAAGGGAAAAGGGAAATTCCGAATGTACGAGTATAAAGGGCCCATTTCGGATATTGAAAATGCGAAGGTTCTTCTGTCCTGGGAAAAGAAGTTCAGACAGGACCAAAAGCCGTTCTGCATCCTGTGCACGGACCTCACTCTGGATGTCGTGACCATCCTGGAGTATTACAATGTCCGTTGGGAAATCGAGACAGGATACCGTTATTTCAAGGAACTTCTGGACTTCGACCAATATCAGTTGCTTTCATTATAA
- a CDS encoding efflux RND transporter permease subunit encodes MKISNFSIKRPVFTIVIMFLVIILGAVSLFKIPLKLIPDINPPVAVVVTSYEGASPTEIAEKVTKPLEESLSTLPGIQHITSTTREGSNLLLLEFSWSTKIDDVQSDVLQRIDRTPLPDDAEKPQFFKFDPSQFPIIQLSLQSTASEKELQTIAEQLEKDLATVEGVANVSVNGSLEQEIKVELQEEKLKKYNLAQADIVQLIQANNVSLPGNTVEADGMSLTTRIISQLGSVEDLKNLVITVDPLTGKEVSLDEIAAVELKAKETGTITRANHNPAILMSVLQQADANTAEVSKHFREKLQTLLNEEQYKRVEADILFDQGDYIRLSIGNIGSSLLLGGVFAMLVLFVFLRNVRSPLIIGVAIPYSVIVTFVLMYFADFNLNIMTLGALALGIGMLVDNAIVVIENIYRHLSMGKDSKQAAREGAKEVGMAITASTLTTVAVFLPVVFISGILGQIFKEFALTISFSLLASLIVALTVIPMMASRWLKMPRERQRPAASKAMSWFERTLHWSMHHRLLVLLTSILLFIGGGLGLTTVGAQFLPPTDEGFFNIRLEVENGTSLKETNRAVRAMEKELAEEKDVDVYVSLVGSTQEDSFRGTGSSNVAELYVKLDPLEKRERSVFAFVDEVKPKVVKAAEKVNKSAEVTFNLQSASGSSPQTLTFNVRDMNQERLDEAVQDIQKALGEVREITEVTTNRQETVREVQIQVDRSQAVAAGIAPAQIASIVNDATRGVAATQIMNKESEVQTVQVLYDEDVTKNAEKLKQLLIPTPSGNYRTLDELAEIQIQQGPVSIQRIDQQEAVQFTIKYTSKTNLGDISEKVDSKLSALNLPDETKVTFAGDRDLLESSIDDMVMALILAIVLIYIVMAAQYESFKYPFVIMFTVPLMVIGVAISLTMTRTPISIPAVIGILILAGIVVNNAIVIVDYINQRKRKGLSSYEAIMSSAQDRARPILMTALTTILGLLPLAAGLGEGTEINQPMGITVIGGLISSTFLTLFVIPVVYSLFDKETRRIVKKK; translated from the coding sequence TTGAAAATCAGCAATTTTTCGATCAAGAGGCCTGTATTCACGATTGTCATTATGTTCTTAGTAATTATTTTAGGTGCGGTGTCACTGTTTAAAATCCCTTTAAAGCTAATACCGGATATTAACCCGCCCGTGGCGGTTGTGGTCACTTCTTATGAGGGAGCCAGTCCGACGGAAATAGCAGAAAAGGTGACAAAGCCTTTAGAAGAAAGCTTATCTACGCTTCCGGGGATTCAACATATTACATCTACGACAAGAGAAGGATCTAATTTGCTTTTACTGGAGTTTTCATGGAGCACTAAAATAGATGATGTCCAGTCAGATGTACTGCAGCGCATCGACCGCACTCCGCTGCCCGATGACGCCGAGAAGCCGCAGTTCTTTAAATTTGATCCATCTCAATTTCCGATTATTCAGCTTTCCTTGCAGTCCACGGCAAGCGAGAAGGAATTACAGACAATAGCTGAACAGCTGGAGAAAGATTTAGCGACAGTAGAAGGAGTGGCGAATGTCAGTGTCAACGGTTCCTTAGAGCAGGAAATCAAGGTTGAACTGCAGGAAGAAAAACTCAAGAAATATAATTTGGCCCAGGCTGATATCGTTCAGCTTATCCAAGCAAACAATGTTTCCCTTCCCGGAAATACAGTGGAAGCAGACGGCATGTCGCTGACAACGAGGATCATTAGCCAGCTGGGCAGTGTGGAAGATTTGAAAAATCTGGTCATCACGGTCGATCCGCTTACCGGAAAAGAAGTTTCTCTCGATGAGATTGCAGCTGTTGAATTGAAAGCGAAAGAAACCGGCACGATTACCCGGGCAAATCACAATCCAGCCATTTTGATGAGCGTGCTGCAGCAGGCCGATGCCAACACGGCCGAAGTGTCAAAGCATTTCCGGGAAAAATTGCAGACATTATTAAACGAGGAGCAGTACAAAAGGGTAGAAGCGGATATTCTATTCGACCAGGGAGACTATATTCGCCTGTCGATCGGAAACATCGGCAGTTCTTTGCTTCTCGGCGGTGTCTTTGCCATGCTTGTCCTCTTTGTTTTCTTAAGAAATGTGCGCAGCCCTTTAATTATCGGGGTGGCCATTCCTTATTCCGTTATTGTTACGTTTGTATTAATGTACTTTGCTGATTTCAATTTAAATATTATGACCTTGGGCGCGCTTGCCTTAGGAATCGGTATGCTCGTAGATAATGCAATTGTCGTCATTGAAAATATTTACCGGCATTTATCTATGGGCAAAGACTCCAAGCAGGCGGCTCGAGAGGGAGCAAAAGAAGTTGGCATGGCGATTACGGCTTCTACATTAACGACCGTCGCTGTATTCTTGCCGGTTGTTTTCATTTCGGGCATTCTGGGGCAAATCTTTAAAGAGTTTGCCCTCACGATCTCTTTCAGCTTGCTGGCGTCGCTTATTGTGGCTTTAACGGTCATTCCAATGATGGCGAGCCGCTGGCTGAAAATGCCGAGAGAACGGCAGCGTCCGGCCGCATCAAAAGCGATGAGCTGGTTTGAGCGAACGCTTCACTGGTCAATGCATCACCGTCTGCTTGTGCTGCTGACCTCCATCTTGCTGTTCATTGGCGGCGGGCTTGGCCTTACGACCGTAGGAGCCCAATTTTTGCCGCCAACAGATGAAGGTTTTTTCAATATTCGCCTTGAGGTGGAGAACGGCACATCCCTGAAAGAAACGAATCGCGCAGTGCGGGCGATGGAGAAAGAGCTCGCTGAAGAGAAGGATGTTGATGTGTATGTCAGCTTAGTCGGGTCTACGCAGGAAGACTCTTTTAGAGGAACGGGATCATCTAATGTAGCCGAATTATATGTGAAGCTTGACCCGCTAGAAAAGCGGGAGCGTTCCGTGTTTGCGTTCGTGGACGAGGTGAAGCCAAAGGTAGTTAAAGCAGCAGAGAAGGTGAACAAGTCGGCTGAGGTTACGTTTAATCTTCAGTCTGCATCGGGATCCAGCCCGCAAACATTAACCTTTAATGTGCGGGATATGAATCAGGAGCGGCTAGATGAAGCGGTTCAAGACATTCAGAAAGCGCTGGGGGAAGTCCGCGAAATCACGGAAGTCACAACTAATAGACAGGAAACCGTTCGGGAAGTGCAAATTCAAGTGGATCGGAGCCAAGCTGTAGCAGCAGGCATAGCGCCAGCCCAAATTGCCTCCATTGTGAATGATGCGACACGCGGGGTAGCGGCCACACAAATAATGAATAAAGAGTCAGAAGTGCAAACCGTTCAAGTTCTGTATGACGAAGATGTGACGAAGAATGCGGAGAAACTGAAGCAATTGCTCATTCCGACACCTTCCGGCAATTACCGAACCTTGGATGAGCTGGCGGAAATTCAAATTCAGCAAGGTCCCGTCAGCATTCAGCGGATTGATCAGCAGGAAGCGGTGCAGTTTACTATAAAGTATACTTCGAAAACCAATCTCGGAGACATCTCAGAGAAAGTTGACAGCAAACTTTCGGCGCTTAACTTGCCGGATGAAACGAAAGTTACTTTCGCAGGCGACCGCGATTTGCTTGAAAGCTCGATTGATGATATGGTGATGGCTCTTATCCTGGCGATTGTCCTAATTTACATCGTGATGGCTGCCCAATACGAATCCTTTAAATATCCATTTGTGATCATGTTTACGGTACCATTAATGGTGATTGGCGTGGCGATTTCTTTGACCATGACGAGAACGCCAATCAGCATCCCCGCTGTGATCGGAATTCTCATATTAGCCGGGATCGTTGTAAATAATGCCATCGTAATCGTCGACTATATTAATCAGCGTAAGCGGAAAGGTCTCAGCAGCTATGAAGCTATCATGTCATCAGCTCAAGACCGGGCGCGCCCGATTTTAATGACTGCTTTGACTACTATTCTCGGGCTTCTCCCATTAGCCGCCGGCCTCGGGGAAGGAACAGAGATCAATCAGCCGATGGGAATTACGGTGATCGGCGGCCTGATCTCCAGCACATTCTTAACTTTATTTGTCATTCCGGTTGTTTACAGTTTATTTGATAAAGAAACGAGAAGAATCGTGAAAAAAAAGTGA
- a CDS encoding thiol-disulfide oxidoreductase DCC family protein, whose translation MRRRSLTIFYDSWCPICSKFKKRIESMDTFGLFNFVSFREHENIKMLNVSMGKLEKEMHVLKANGEILSGFDAICAVFARVPFLFWLWPVFKLLKLLGIGDFIYDFIASRRLIIPTGNCDENTCHIKK comes from the coding sequence ATGCGAAGAAGATCATTAACCATTTTTTATGATAGTTGGTGCCCTATTTGTAGTAAATTTAAAAAGAGAATCGAATCAATGGATACTTTTGGACTTTTTAATTTTGTTAGTTTTAGAGAACACGAAAACATTAAAATGCTGAATGTTTCTATGGGAAAATTAGAGAAGGAAATGCATGTTTTGAAAGCGAATGGAGAAATTTTGAGTGGTTTTGATGCAATATGTGCAGTTTTTGCAAGAGTTCCATTTTTATTTTGGCTATGGCCTGTTTTTAAATTATTAAAGCTTTTAGGCATAGGTGACTTTATATACGATTTTATAGCATCGCGACGTTTAATCATCCCTACAGGTAATTGTGATGAAAACACTTGCCATATAAAAAAATAG
- a CDS encoding YhfC family intramembrane metalloprotease has translation MVSNLTISFMIIAAGIAILIPIAILIYHKRNSNIAWRPIFVGVLIFIVFSQILGKIFNVYWLSINSTTAEVILQNTYIYAIYGGISAALFEETGRFVAFYLILKKYREWKDGLSYGIGHGGIEALIIGVLAAVQNISTSVMINSGVFENLVNQSGENSSSFLAIKEQLIGTPSYMFLLIGLERVSVFFIQIALSLLILYGIKIKKPAIFVLGAMIIHTLINSIPLIFKGLEFSIFLTEGFIVLVGILSIIVIGKIKLRF, from the coding sequence ATGGTTAGTAATTTAACGATTTCTTTCATGATCATTGCTGCAGGAATAGCCATTTTAATACCGATTGCAATCCTAATTTACCATAAAAGAAATAGTAATATTGCTTGGAGGCCTATTTTTGTAGGTGTTTTAATTTTTATTGTTTTTTCTCAAATTTTAGGGAAGATCTTTAATGTGTATTGGTTGAGTATAAATTCAACAACTGCAGAAGTAATTCTGCAGAATACATATATTTATGCCATTTATGGCGGGATTTCAGCAGCTCTTTTTGAAGAAACAGGGCGTTTTGTTGCATTTTATCTTATTTTAAAAAAATATAGAGAGTGGAAAGATGGACTCTCATATGGGATTGGCCATGGAGGAATAGAGGCATTAATAATTGGAGTATTAGCAGCTGTTCAGAATATTTCAACCTCGGTTATGATTAACTCAGGGGTATTTGAAAATTTAGTAAATCAAAGCGGAGAAAATTCCTCTAGCTTTTTAGCAATAAAAGAACAATTAATTGGTACCCCTTCTTATATGTTTCTACTTATTGGACTCGAAAGAGTTTCTGTATTTTTTATTCAAATCGCTTTATCACTTCTAATATTGTATGGTATAAAAATTAAGAAGCCTGCCATATTTGTTCTTGGTGCTATGATTATCCATACTTTAATCAACAGTATTCCTCTAATTTTTAAAGGTTTAGAATTTAGTATTTTTCTCACTGAAGGGTTTATTGTTTTGGTAGGGATATTATCCATTATAGTAATCGGAAAGATAAAATTACGATTCTAA
- a CDS encoding IS3 family transposase encodes MSNYFAGSDSDAGTTPYIEYGNNKRIKQKLAGMSPV; translated from the coding sequence ATATCCAACTACTTTGCGGGTAGTGACAGCGACGCTGGTACTACCCCTTATATCGAGTACGGCAACAACAAACGAATAAAGCAGAAATTGGCTGGCATGAGCCCGGTTTAA